The Medicago truncatula cultivar Jemalong A17 chromosome 7, MtrunA17r5.0-ANR, whole genome shotgun sequence genome includes the window AAATGTTTAGTCTTCACTGTTTTTTAACTAGTATTTTCTGAAATTAATTAATGGAGTGTATAAATAATGGATAAGTAAATTAATAGTTCTATGTTgaactaaatatatattattcattcattttcaaaaaatttacttGCATACATAATGGAAGAAACCTCTACTTATCAGAACACACTACTTTTAATGTTACAAGTCTTGAACTGAACATCTTCAATAGCCAATTTATCTGTTGGAAAGGgacattcaattttcttctcTGACAGCAGATCACATGGTTTAGGAACCACATTACTTGTAACTCCAGAAACATCTGTGCAATTCCATGgaagtttcttcttcttcttaagcTCGCTTAATTCAATAGTCACATTAGAAATACATATCCCTGTAAAAGGATCATTAGAAATTCCTTCAAGTTGCCCCGCAACGGTCACATTCTTAGCAATAACATCTCTAAAAATAATTCCAGTAATTTTAGGCAATGCTTTTGGATCAAATCCATTATCAGGGTGGTCTCCATAAGACCCTGTCAACCAAAACACATATCTCAATATTGTGTTCAATTTCACTCCTTTGACAAAAATGTCCTTCACATATCCGCCTCTACCGACGGCTGATTTGATTCTAACAGCTGATTCTGTATTGATAGCAGTTACGTCTTCAACTCTTACATTTTCGATTCCACCCGACATTTCACTCCCTAAAGCAATCATAGCACTATCTGGGGATATACATGTTAGCCTTCTTATGATTATTTGTTTTGATGGCTTTCCGAATTTAATTCCATATTGATCCCATCCACTTTTTATCGCAATACAATCATCACCAGAGACAATGTAGTTGTCTTCGATCCTAACGTTCGTAGATGAATCTGTTAAGAAGGCgaaaaatggaaaaatcaaGCAGTGGTTAGTAATACAGTACATGTAAATTGTAATTGTACAGTTTTTAATATGAATATCATAATTTCAATTACTTAAAGCTAAATAAATACAATCTATAAACATAAAGTACGAAGCAAACAAATTTTATGTCATTGTTAGATACAAATAGAGTATATCTTgtatctcaatttttttaaatactcatGTGATTATTATGGAATAAATTATTACCTGGGTCTATTCCATCTGTGTTTGGAGAGTCTACTGGTGCAAGAATGGTAAGACCCTTTATAATTATGTTACTGAAGAAATAAAGCTTGATCAAAAGAATGAAATATTGTatgtataaagaaaaataataaagatattGAGGttgagaaaaattgaaaatggtgCATTATCAAACCTGCTGTAAGTTGGATGGACAAACCAAGAAGGGGAATTGATCAAAGTGAGATTTGATATTTGGATTTGATCAGAATACAAAATCTCAATCATGTATGGCCTAGTGATTTTCAATTGTTTATTATGAAACTTGTCCCACCAATATGATCCTTGTCCATCAATTGTCCCGTTGTTACCTTATATGAATGAACATGTCCAAATAGGTCAAATTTAAAAACTACTTctccattttaatataatacatTCATTTATTGTGAATTTAATAATTACCGGTAATTATAACGTCGGTGAGGTGAGTTCCGAAAATGAGACTACTAAACCTTGGACCAGGTGCATCTCTTCCCCTTCCATAAGATGGTAAAGGAGGAAGCTGAGGCCATTGTGATTCATCCTGTATCATATCAATGACCCTTTATTAACtgattataaaattttccaaatGCTACAAAAAATAGTGATCGTATAATACCTGAGATCCAAGAATGACCGCgcctttttggagaaaaagagtGAAATGGCTTGTGAGATTGAAGCTTCCAGTTAACCATTTACCTGGTGGAACAATAAGTTGTGCACCACCATCATTTGCATACTGGCTAAGTTTGGTTATTGCAGTATTAAAAGCTTTTGTGTTAGAGGTTTTTCCATCACCAACACCACCAAAATCTGTCAAAACTGCACTGTGTTTTCTGCAATTGATTGCAAGGTAATCAAGGTTGCATTCTGCTAGTGATCCAAATATCAAAACTATAGAAATCACACAAATAACCTGCacaaaacaatgataatataagTTTATGGacacagaaaataaaaataactacaTGTAACGTTTATTTTCTTAGACATAAGTAAGGAATATAAAAAACTACTGAAGCATTGACATAGAACAGGTATATGAACAACACATAAAAACTATGCACAATGAAAATTACAAAGGAATTTTCGAATCTTGGACTCTTCATGTTCTGATTAGATATATGACAATTGTAGTAGATATAGATAAATCATAGGCATACGATCGATATTATATATAGAGAGGATCATGACTACAAAATGCATattaagtaataaataaatgcgAATCAACGCTTATTATTCTTAGTGGTTAATGTTTTActtggtttttttctttttgataagcATAGTTTACTGAATTGAATTTTATTCAATGTACagataaataaaaagtaagttGTAAGTGTGAATGAAACACATTGATTTCAATTAATGTCCATCTTGgacttttgatttctttttgaCTGAAGACCATCTTggatcaaattttaaatatttgatttaaaaattaaatgctaagatttttgaatgataaaaggaaaaaaaatgctcAAGATATTCAAGATATATGTGTGTACTAggtacatatatataattgagactattttataattcaattcaaattttataaaagagGATGCTATTTATGGCGACAATTTTTTTCGCGAACCTGTCACGAAGGATTTGTGAACATTAGATTAGATTTAGGAGGAGTGGAAAACATGGATGGAGTCAAAGTGAAAACGGACGGATTCACTACAAAAGTAAAAATCAATAGGTCTTGATGTTTTTGAGAAACACGTAGCATTTATGTTTTATAAAtgagaaatgttatttgaacatcaatgtGATTGACAACCACATGGACAActatctttttataaaaaaaatcatgtattgacacgaaaatcaaagcaatagagagagaaagtaaaaatataatgtgagtatgggAGAtaaggttgtcacaaaagttgttagaaaattgttgtatatatatcatttctctttataaATGTCTTACATGTAttgattttcttctcttatgtaTTTGatgcaattattattattattatttttttttaacaaattgatACAATTATGTATTATCATCCTCacatctatactatatataatttCGTCAAAAAGTATCTATAGTATATATAATTAAGACCGATTTTCTAATTCAAATTATACAAATAGCTCTCTATGATTGACCGTGTAATAGGTTTTTGAGCAATGAACATAATTTATTGTACTTCTTGTGAGTACAATAGTTCCAACCCTAACAACGATATACTAAACAAGGGTTAGTGTATTTGGTAGTTTTAAAACGTGATGATCTTTTAGAGGAGTCtgacttatatatatttatagcaACCAAGACCCACTGGAAAGAAGGGTTACCTTTCATCCATGTCCCACACCAACTTTCCCCATTGTCTCGCCCTCATTTCCTTTGTTATCGGCTACGTGATGAAAGGGGTGCACGAAGACCAGATAGAAGTATGATGTGGACCTGGGGACTTCTGGCACAAACTACAACATGTCACTAAGTATCCCCCACACGCCTTAGAGACCTTCCTCCTTGTCTCTCCGGAATGTCACTAAGTAAAATTGCATCAAAAAATGATGTAACTATACATTGTCATACTATATATTACCGagttaaaagtaaaaatttgtaatttcaaaataaaatttacatcgAAGAATTccttaatcaatatttttaagaaactcgttaacaagatctttaatatttatcataatactaaaataaaatagccACTGATTCCTATTCACTTTACAAGCACTATATTTTGATGATCCAATTTTACTTTACACCAAGTAAAAACTTATTATTATCA containing:
- the LOC11408934 gene encoding probable polygalacturonase is translated as MKSPRFENSFVICVISIVLIFGSLAECNLDYLAINCRKHSAVLTDFGGVGDGKTSNTKAFNTAITKLSQYANDGGAQLIVPPGKWLTGSFNLTSHFTLFLQKGAVILGSQDESQWPQLPPLPSYGRGRDAPGPRFSSLIFGTHLTDVIITGNNGTIDGQGSYWWDKFHNKQLKITRPYMIEILYSDQIQISNLTLINSPSWFVHPTYSSNIIIKGLTILAPVDSPNTDGIDPDSSTNVRIEDNYIVSGDDCIAIKSGWDQYGIKFGKPSKQIIIRRLTCISPDSAMIALGSEMSGGIENVRVEDVTAINTESAVRIKSAVGRGGYVKDIFVKGVKLNTILRYVFWLTGSYGDHPDNGFDPKALPKITGIIFRDVIAKNVTVAGQLEGISNDPFTGICISNVTIELSELKKKKKLPWNCTDVSGVTSNVVPKPCDLLSEKKIECPFPTDKLAIEDVQFKTCNIKSSVF